A genomic window from Emys orbicularis isolate rEmyOrb1 chromosome 8, rEmyOrb1.hap1, whole genome shotgun sequence includes:
- the TMEM53 gene encoding transmembrane protein 53 isoform X1 — MAISSARPSMGGRELDYTIELPPGGRPDTSPEMGNKNNRPVVILLGWAGCRDKHLVKYSTIYHQKGCTVIRYTAPWKMTFFAESFGIRSLRTPARKLLELLFDYKIEKKPLLFHVFSNGGVMLYRYILELIHTHRQFSGLKVVGTIFDSAPGRRNMVGSLRALAAVLGSTNVLLKYCLLLVFAILVVVLRILLHPVTRFFHETHYDALLNGPSRWPELYLYSKGDRIILASDVEHMIEARRQHNVAVRAVDFSDSAHVSHLLAYPSYYMSLCTSFMYDCVGCS, encoded by the exons ATGGCGATCTCCTCAGCGCGCCCGAGcatggggggcagagagctggACTATACCATCGAGCTGCCGCCGGGGGGGCGGCCGG ACACTAGTCCAGAGATGGGAAACAAAAATAACCGGCCTGTGGTAATTCtgctggggtgggctggctgcCGCGATAAACACCTGGTGAAATACAGCACCATCTACCATCAGAAG GGGTGCACAGTTATCCGCTACACAGCTCCATGGAAGATGACGTTTTTCGCAGAATCCTTTGGCATCAGGTCCCTCCGGACCCCAGCTAGGAAGCTGCTGGAGCTGCTCTTTGACTATAAAATTGAAAAGAAACCCCTGCTGTTTCACGTGTTCAGCAATGGCGGGGTCATGCTTTACCGCTACATCCTAGAGCTCATCCACACGCACAGGCAATTCAGCGGCCTCAAGGTGGTGGGCACCATTTTTGATAGTGCCCCCGGCAGAAGAAACATGGTGGGGAGCCTGCGTGCCTTGGCAGCTGTCTTGGGCTCAACTAACGTGCTGCTCAAGTATTGCCTCCTGCTTGTCTTCGCCATCCTGGTGGTGGTGCTGCGGATCTTGCTGCATCCAGTGACTCGCTTCTTCCATGAGACCCATTATGATGCCCTGCTGAATGGGCCTTCGAGGTGGCCCGAGCTCTACCTCTACTCCAAGGGTGACAGGATCATCCTGGCCAGTGACGTAGAGCACATGATTGAGGCCCGGCGGCAGCACAATGTTGCAGTGAGAGCTGTGGACTTCTCAGACTCTGCTCATGTCAGTCACTTGCTGGCATATCCCTCGTATTACATGAGCCTCTGCACCTCTTTCATGTATGACTGCGTTGGATGCTCGTAG
- the TMEM53 gene encoding transmembrane protein 53 isoform X2 has product MTFFAESFGIRSLRTPARKLLELLFDYKIEKKPLLFHVFSNGGVMLYRYILELIHTHRQFSGLKVVGTIFDSAPGRRNMVGSLRALAAVLGSTNVLLKYCLLLVFAILVVVLRILLHPVTRFFHETHYDALLNGPSRWPELYLYSKGDRIILASDVEHMIEARRQHNVAVRAVDFSDSAHVSHLLAYPSYYMSLCTSFMYDCVGCS; this is encoded by the coding sequence ATGACGTTTTTCGCAGAATCCTTTGGCATCAGGTCCCTCCGGACCCCAGCTAGGAAGCTGCTGGAGCTGCTCTTTGACTATAAAATTGAAAAGAAACCCCTGCTGTTTCACGTGTTCAGCAATGGCGGGGTCATGCTTTACCGCTACATCCTAGAGCTCATCCACACGCACAGGCAATTCAGCGGCCTCAAGGTGGTGGGCACCATTTTTGATAGTGCCCCCGGCAGAAGAAACATGGTGGGGAGCCTGCGTGCCTTGGCAGCTGTCTTGGGCTCAACTAACGTGCTGCTCAAGTATTGCCTCCTGCTTGTCTTCGCCATCCTGGTGGTGGTGCTGCGGATCTTGCTGCATCCAGTGACTCGCTTCTTCCATGAGACCCATTATGATGCCCTGCTGAATGGGCCTTCGAGGTGGCCCGAGCTCTACCTCTACTCCAAGGGTGACAGGATCATCCTGGCCAGTGACGTAGAGCACATGATTGAGGCCCGGCGGCAGCACAATGTTGCAGTGAGAGCTGTGGACTTCTCAGACTCTGCTCATGTCAGTCACTTGCTGGCATATCCCTCGTATTACATGAGCCTCTGCACCTCTTTCATGTATGACTGCGTTGGATGCTCGTAG